From a region of the Zingiber officinale cultivar Zhangliang chromosome 10B, Zo_v1.1, whole genome shotgun sequence genome:
- the LOC122029224 gene encoding bax inhibitor 1-like yields MAYKGRRENTPSLLARRLRSVFVVRRERDREEREMDAFFQSRSQSHGGWTRNSFKNFGQIPSNVQNHMMLVYLTLCCALAASAAGAYLHILMNIGGFLTMMGCFGSIMCLLSMPPYEEKKRFGLLMAASAFEGASIGPLIELAIEFDSRILLKPLTASDLVATS; encoded by the exons ATGGCGTATAAAGGGCGAAGGGAGAACACGCCTTCTCTCCTCGCCCGGAGACTTCGATCTGTTTTCGTTGTTCGCCGAGAGAGagatagagaagagagagagatggATGCGTTCTTCCAATCCCGATCTCAGTCCCATGGCGGATGGACTCGGAATTCCTTCAAAAATTTCGGTCAGATCCCTTCGAATGTTCAAAATCATATGATGCTG GTTTACTTGACGCTATGTTGCGCGCTCGCGGCATCAGCGGCTGGAGCTTATCTCCACATTTTGATGAACATTGGCGGATTTTTGACGATGATGGGTTGCTTTGGTAGCATCATGTGTCTACTTTCCATGCCTCCATATGAAGAG AAGAAGAGGTTTGGGCTTCTGATGGCCGCATCTGCTTTTGAGGGGGCTTCCATTGGGCCTTTGATTGAGCTTGCCATTGAGTTCGACTCCAG
- the LOC122029225 gene encoding alpha carbonic anhydrase 8-like, with protein MEFSGVRLPLLVAALAILFAVSAAQAPGPAPIGPPTPSPAPPTPAPSPPPTLPPPTPAPAPVTPAPAPTLPTPAPTTPAPEAPSLSPPSPTPTGGNSPAPAIEPPPPTTNAATTRRTAGWDSAAFVAFVASAAAAAVAYAL; from the coding sequence ATGGAGTTCTCCGGCGTTCGCCTCCCCCTGCTCGTGGCGGCGCTGGCGATCCTGTTCGCTGTCTCTGCCGCGCAGGCCCCTGGCCCAGCGCCCATCGGACCGCCCACCCCCTCGCCCGCTCCTCCCACTCCGGCACCGTCGCCTCCCCCCACCCTCCCCCCGCCCACCCCGGCCCCGGCGCCCGTGACCCCGGCGCCTGCCCCCACCTTACCGACTCCAGCTCCGACGACGCCAGCACCCGAAGCCCCCTCCCTCTCCCCTCCCTCCCCCACCCCCACCGGCGGCAATTCCCCTGCCCCGGCCATTGAACCTCCCCCTCCGACCACCAATGCTGCCACCACGCGCCGCACCGCGGGATGGGACTCCGCCGCCTTCGTTGCCTTCgtcgcctccgccgccgccgccgcagtcGCCTATGCGCTCTAG
- the LOC122030484 gene encoding 2-oxoglutarate-dependent dioxygenase 19-like: MAADLPNSVKQLSDSGAFSSLPLQLYASRDPAAPSDVDATLEPQIPTIDLSLLTGATPRERARMVQRLGRACQDWGFFMVVNHGVPEGLRQAMLEEANKFFDLEEEDKAELRGETVLDPIRYGTSFNPKAEVGVRYWRDFLKLAVHPDFHSPAKPLCFSDVLRDYATCTRRVGMELLKGIWESLELEENDMNKALKLDSCFQLFVANLYPPCPQPELVFGLPPHSDHGLLTLLHQNGVDGLNVEHGGKWVHVKPLPGSFLVNAGDHMQIVTNGRYKSALHRAMANGKSTRVSVLTVVGPSLDTVVEPVAALVSSERPAMYRGWSYRQFLEYQQGNQLKEKAVLELLRCRDHEDVI; this comes from the exons ATGGCCGCAGATCTCCCAAACTCCGTTAAACAACTCTCCGATTCCGGCGCCTTCTCCTCCCTCCCTCTCCAATTATACGCCTCTCGAGATCCCGCCGCCCCCTCCGACGTCGACGCCACTCTCGAGCCCCAAATCCCGACCATCGACCTCTCCCTCCTCACCGGAGCAACTCCCCGCGAACGCGCTCGCATGGTCCAACGGCTCGGCCGAGCCTGCCAAGACTGGGGCTTCTTCATG GTGGTCAATCATGGCGTGCCAGAGGGGCTGCGGCAGGCGATGCTGGAGGAGGCCAATAAGTTCTTTGACCTGGAGGAAGAGGACAAGGCGGAGCTCCGCGGAGAAACTGTCTTGGATCCCATCCGATACGGCACCAGCTTCAACCCCAAGGCGGAGGTCGGCGTCCGGTATTGGAGAGACTTCCTCAAGCTGGCCGTGCACCCGGACTTCCATTCTCCGGCGAAGCCACTTTGTTTCAG CGATGTATTACGCGATTACGCGACTTGCACGAGGAGAGTGGGCATGGAGCTGCTCAAAGGCATATGGGAAAGCTTGGAGTTGGAAGAGAACGACATGAACAAGGCCTTGAAGCTCGACTCATGCTTCCAACTCTTCGTTGCCAACTTGTACCCTCCCTGCCCACAGCCAGAGCTCGTCTTCGGCCTTCCTCCGCACTCCGACCATGGCCTGCTCACGCTCCTCCACCAGAACGGTGTCGACGGCCTCAACGTCGAGCACGGAGGCAAGTGGGTCCACGTCAAACCCCTCCCCGGCTCCTTCCTCGTGAACGCCGGCGATCACATGCAG ATTGTTACCAATGGGAGATACAAGAGCGCGCTGCACCGAGCCATGGCCAACGGCAAGAGCACAAGGGTGTCGGTGCTGACGGTCGTGGGGCCTTCCCTGGAcacggtggtggagccggtggcTGCTCTGGTTAGCTCGGAGAGGCCGGCCATGTACAGGGGATGGAGCTACAGGCAGTTTCTGGAGTACCAACAGGGGAATCAGCTCAAAGAGAAGGCTGTGTTGGAACTACTGCGATGTAGAGATCATGAAGATGTAATTTGA